A window of Aminivibrio pyruvatiphilus genomic DNA:
GCCGGCCTTTCCCTTGGAGCTTCACCCGGAAGGGTTTTCCGTACGGTGACCTTTCCCCTTTCCACCCCGGGCATCGCCAACTCGGTCCTCCTGCTCTTCGCGAGCTCCCTGGCGGATTTTGCCACGCCCCTTGTGCTGGCGGGCCACAGCTTTCCCGTGCTCCCCACCCAGGCGTACCTCCAGATCACAGGGCTGTATGACCTGCGGGGCGGAGCGGCCCTCTCCTTCCTGCTCCTTCTTCCCGCCATGGGGGTCTATGTGCTTCAGCGCTTCTGGGTGGGGAAGAAGAGCTACGTGACCATCAGCGGGAAGACGGGAAGCCGCTCGGGCTTCAAGAGCAAGGGCAAGCTCGCGGAGGGGCTCGTGCTGGGGGTATGTTTCACCGTCACCGCCTTCATTCTCTATCTTTATTCCCTGATTCTCTGGGGAGCCCTGGTGAAGGTCTGGGGCGTGGACAACTCCCTCACCTGGGAAAATTTCCATTACGTGTTCACCCACGGCCGCAAGGCCATCACGGACACTCTGTCCATCGCTGCGGTGGCCACCCCTCTCGGTGGTCTCATGGCCGTAGTGGTGGGGTATATCGCCCAGCGGAAGCGTTTTTTCGGCAACAGAGCCATGGAATTCTTTTCCATGCTGAACTACGCCCTTCCGGGAACTGTGGTGGGCATAGCCTACGTCATCGCCTTCAATGAAAGACCCATCCTGCTCACGGGCACCATGACCATTCTCGTGGCAGCCTACATGTTCCGCTACCACGCCGCGGGCATCCGGGCGGTGATCGCGTCCCTTCACCAGATCGACCCGTCCATCGAGGAGGCGTCGGCCAGCCTCGGCGCCGGGGCGGCCAGGACCTTCTTCCGGGTGACCGTTCCCCTGGTGGTCCCTGCGGTGCTCATGGGGATGCGATACCTCTTCATCCACTGCATGACCGCCATCAGCGCCACCATTTTCCTGGTGTCCGTCCGGTGGAGCCTGCTCACCACCCGTATTCTCGAGTGCATGACGGAACTGCAGTTCGCCCAGGCATGCGCCTTTTCCGTCGTTCTGATTCTGCTCGTCTTCGGCGCCACCGCCGTGCTGACGGGCCTGACCCGCTTCGCAACGAGGCGTATTTCCGGCGAAGGAGGCCGAGGCTGATGGCCGTTACACTCGAACTCTCGAACGTGTCGAAAATCTTCCAGAAGGACCGGGAACTTGTCCGGGCGGTGGACGATGTCTCCATGACGGTAACGCCCGGGGAGATGGTGACATTTCTCGGCCCCTCGGGATGCGGGAAGACCACCACCCTCAGAATGGTGGCGGGATTCGAAATACCCTCAGGGGGAACCATCACCATCGACGGCCAGGACGTGACCAACGTTCCCGTGAACAGGCGCGACATCGGCTTCGTCTTCCAGAATTACGCCCTGTTTCCCCACATGAGCGTCTTCGAGAACGTGGCCTACGGACTCCGCGTCAAGGGATACAGGGAGGAGGAGATCCGCCGCATGGTCCGGGAGGGTCTTGACCTCGTCGGACTGGGGAAGGCGGAGAAGCGGTTCCCGAACCAGCTTTCCGGGGGAGAACAACAGCGGGTGGCCCTTGCCAGGGTGCTCGTGCTTCAGCCGAGGGTCCTCCTCATGGACGAACCTCTGTCCAACCTCGACGCCAAGCTGCGAATTCACATGCGCACCGAGATACGGAGAATCCAGAAACACCTGAACATCACCTGCCTTTATGTCACCCACGACCAGGGAGAGGCCCTCACCATGTCCGACAGGATCATGGTGATGAACAGGGGAAAGGTGGAGCAGATCGGGGCGCCCCTCGAGATCTACAGCGACCCCAGCTCTCTCTTCGTGGCCGATTTCATCGGCCAGGCGAATATCATTCCCGGAGAGGTCGTCTCTGTGGAGGGCGGAACGGCCTCAGTCTCCATTGCCGGGCTCACAGTGCCGGTCCGGGCCGTTAAAAACGCCTCCTTCGCTCCGGGGGCTCCTGCGGCGGTGGTCGTCCGGCCCGAAAACCTCCTGCCTTCACCGGGGGAGGGGATGAAAGGCACTGTGCTCACCGCCACCTTCCTCGGCGGGCGCATGGAGTACGAGGTCGCCCTGGAAAGCGGCCGGACAGTGCTCTCCTTCGATCCCTTTCTTCCCGGGAAAAGGATGTGGACCGAGGGAGAGAGCATCAGTCTTTCTTTCGATCCCGCCGTGGCGGTGGCGTTGCAGGCCTGAACTTTTTTTCCCCGCAATGAGGTAAGACGCCGGTGGAGCAACTTCACCGGCGTCTTAGCGTGCACTGATACTCCGCCAGGCTTCGCTGCAATTCGATTGATCTCCTGTTCTTTTCGCATCCTTCATTCTGCCGGAATAAATACAGGTAAAGGTGTCGTCAGAATACACTAAATCCGAAAATACATAATACAGCAACAAAGCTATTGACAAAGTTTTTTGTAAAGATATAATTGCGCCGAAACAAAATGGTAGTGCAATGAAAAAAGATATTTTGAAGTGCATTATGTGGGGCATAGCAAGCAAAAACACAAGGCAAAGGTTAAGGCAAAGAGCAAAATTAAGAGCAAAGCAAAGAGCAAAGCAAAAAGCAAGGAAAAGATCAAAACGAAGAGCAACGCGAGGATTCGGCA
This region includes:
- a CDS encoding ABC transporter permease, whose protein sequence is MNRPSALSAPEKVSPLKRDPALLPALAAIWISLAVFVLYPLFRLFLTTFMVEGQLSFSNLGAVLDSWYDRQAFLNSLWLATAVSVAGTVLGYIYAFAVTRISIPSWLKWFLGAVTTLPLISPPFTSSIALTLSLGPNGILLKFFGIENFNFYGFWGTWMSETLTYFPVSFLTLAAVLSAIDPNLEDAGLSLGASPGRVFRTVTFPLSTPGIANSVLLLFASSLADFATPLVLAGHSFPVLPTQAYLQITGLYDLRGGAALSFLLLLPAMGVYVLQRFWVGKKSYVTISGKTGSRSGFKSKGKLAEGLVLGVCFTVTAFILYLYSLILWGALVKVWGVDNSLTWENFHYVFTHGRKAITDTLSIAAVATPLGGLMAVVVGYIAQRKRFFGNRAMEFFSMLNYALPGTVVGIAYVIAFNERPILLTGTMTILVAAYMFRYHAAGIRAVIASLHQIDPSIEEASASLGAGAARTFFRVTVPLVVPAVLMGMRYLFIHCMTAISATIFLVSVRWSLLTTRILECMTELQFAQACAFSVVLILLVFGATAVLTGLTRFATRRISGEGGRG
- a CDS encoding ABC transporter ATP-binding protein, which encodes MAVTLELSNVSKIFQKDRELVRAVDDVSMTVTPGEMVTFLGPSGCGKTTTLRMVAGFEIPSGGTITIDGQDVTNVPVNRRDIGFVFQNYALFPHMSVFENVAYGLRVKGYREEEIRRMVREGLDLVGLGKAEKRFPNQLSGGEQQRVALARVLVLQPRVLLMDEPLSNLDAKLRIHMRTEIRRIQKHLNITCLYVTHDQGEALTMSDRIMVMNRGKVEQIGAPLEIYSDPSSLFVADFIGQANIIPGEVVSVEGGTASVSIAGLTVPVRAVKNASFAPGAPAAVVVRPENLLPSPGEGMKGTVLTATFLGGRMEYEVALESGRTVLSFDPFLPGKRMWTEGESISLSFDPAVAVALQA